In Daphnia magna isolate NIES linkage group LG7, ASM2063170v1.1, whole genome shotgun sequence, a single genomic region encodes these proteins:
- the LOC116926435 gene encoding GTP:AMP phosphotransferase AK3, mitochondrial: MSAIRAKAFRAIILGAPASGKGTISSRIVRDFKMKHLSGGDLLRSQISAKTDVGLLAKTFMDKGSLVPDDVMSTLIINELALIKQHSWLLDGFPRTLKQAEILHQQEHADVVISLDVPEEEIVQRVAGRWTHISSGRVYNTEFNPPKVPGVDDVTGEKLIQRDDDKPEAVRKRLQTYEANIKPILDYYNHHGVLKLFEGRFTNEIWPKVHEFLSEKIPPKSN, translated from the exons ATGAGTGCCATACGGGCGAAAGCCTTTCGAGCCATAATTCTTGGTGCTCCAGCATCGGGAAAAGGAACGATATCTTCGCGAATCGTTCGCGATTTCAAGATGAAGCACTTGTCTGGCGGCG ACTTGTTACGATCACAAATTAGCGCCAAAACTGATGTTGGGTTATTGGCAAAAACATTTATGGACAAGGGTTCTCTTGTTCCAGATGATGTTATGTCTACCCTAATCATTAATGAACTTGCACTCATAAAGCAACATAGTTGGCTGCTTGATG GATTTCCACGAACCTTGAAACAGGCTGAAATACTTCACCAACAGGAACATGCTGATGTTGTGATAAGTCTGGATGTACCTGAGGAAGAAATTGTGCAAAG AGTTGCTGGTCGTTGGACCCACATATCTAGTGGAAGAGTTTACAACACAGAATTTAACCCTCCTAAAGTTCCTGGTGTTGATGATGTAACTGGTGAAAAATTGATCCAAAGAGATGATGACAAACCTGAAGCTGTGAGAAAAAGGTTGCAAACATATGAAGCCAATATTAAGCCAATATTGGACTATTACAATCATCATGGTGTACTAAAGCTGTTTGAGGGAAGGTTTACCAATGAAATATGGCCTAAAGTGCATGA GTTTTTGTCAGAAAAGATCCCGCCGAAATCTAATTGA
- the LOC116926437 gene encoding required for excision 1-B domain-containing protein, producing MDGSTAYSLLRKFQQLQEERVHTYKIFHEGHKIYLSTGPNYDFVQFRNLVQDITQDFKRISEEIIKIECELRNMQPELSLHVIKVQDYEKRQLELMARLQLAKQELQDMRHVKEEAENDILIREVHYLKKELATVQDKINENMEAICYQLADLM from the exons ATGGATGGAAGCACAGCCTACAGCCTACTCAGGAAATTTCAGCAGCTGCAAGAGGAAAGGGTGCATACATACAAGATATTCCATGA GGGACACAAGATTTATCTCAGCACTGGCCCAAACTATGACTTTGTCCAGTTCCGTAACCTTGTTCAGGATATTACCCAGGATTTTAAACGAATCTCTGaagaaataatcaaaattgaatgtgAGTTGAGAAACATGCAACCTGAGTTGTCACTGCATGTAATTAAAGTTCAGGATTATGAGAAACGTCAACTAGAATTG ATGGCTAGATTGCAATTGGCAAAACAGGAATTGCAAGACATGCGTCATGTTAAGGAAGAAGCTGAAAATGACATTCTTATCCGTGAAGTGCATTACTTGAAGAAAGAATTAGCTACAGTTCAGGATAAGATCAATGAGAACATGGAAGCAATTTGCTATCAGTTAGCTGATCTTATGtga
- the LOC116926431 gene encoding mediator of RNA polymerase II transcription subunit 19: MSESFTIQVADSLRRFEPNSPRSSPRGNRSPVVPRQQDSTGTLKTTISLGKTPTIVHTGPFYLHKELPGDADLTGATNLMAHYNLEHSYNKFSGKKFKDSLSSFLPGLPGMIDTPGNTDNSSLRSIIEKPPIGGKDLAFLNSSQLAGFRLHPGPLPEQYQISSMAPQKKKQKHKKHKKSSEISVQEPGIGLAGPGVGVVGEGGAGSGGESYEKKHKKQKRHEDEKDRKKKKKEKKKKKQKHSPEHPGASASLATNSNSNPPGMMPLL, encoded by the exons ATGTCGGAATCTTTCACCATTCAAGTAGCCGATTCTCTTCGGAGGTTTGAGCCAAACTCACCGAGATCTTCCCCGAGAGGAAACCGGAGCCCTGTTGTTCCAAGACAGCAAGATTCCACAGGAACATTGAAAACAACCATATCTCTTGGAAAAACCCCAACCATTGTTCACACTGGTCCTTTTTATCTTCACAAAGAATTACCAG GAGATGCTGACCTCACCGGAGCAACAAACCTGATGGCTCACTATAATTTGGAACATTCTTACAACAAATTTAGTGGGAAAAAATTCAAGGATTCACTATCATCCTTCTTGCCTGGTTTACCTGGCATGATTGATACACCTGGCAATACTGATAACTCTTCTTTGAGATCCATTATCGAAAAGCCTCCAATTGGTGGGAAGGACTTGGCTTTTCTAAATTCCTCACAACTTGCAGGATTCCGCCTTCATCCAGGACCA ttGCCTGAGCAGTACCAAATTTCTTCCATGGCTCCtcagaaaaagaagcagaaaCACAAGAAGCACAAAAAGAGCAGTGAAATATCGGTTCAAGAGCCTGGGATTGGGCTAGCAGGACCTGGGGTTGGAGTAGTAGGAGAGGGAGGAGCTGGCTCCGGAGGTGAATCCTACGAAAAGAAgcataagaaacaaaaacgccatgaagatgaaaaagatcgtaagaagaaaaagaaggaaaaaaagaaaaagaaacaaaaacacagTCCAGAGCATCCGGGCGCATCAGCCTCACTAGCTACAAATTCGAACAGCAATCCACCAGGAATGATGCCTCTTCTTTAA